A part of Campylobacter ureolyticus ACS-301-V-Sch3b genomic DNA contains:
- the pheS gene encoding phenylalanine--tRNA ligase subunit alpha: MMSKIYSSKTLDELDEIRVKLFGKKGLITAEFSKIKDLKADEKKEFAQKLNEKKETLNSAILEKKHELENLKLQERMKKEAIDVTLFDEGLNIGALHPITITMDKIIEYFLSQNFSIENGPLIEDDFHNFEALNLPKYHPARDMQDTFYTSDNNLLRTHTSPVQIRTMQNEKPPIRMIAPGAVFRRDFDLTHTPMFHQIEGLVVEKGNKVNFANLKYILENFLRYMFGDVKVRFRPSFFPFTEPSAEVDISCIFCKGHGCRVCSNTGWLEVLGSGVVDPNVFKFVGYEDVSGYAFGLGVERFAMLLHGVPDLRSLFEGDIRLLEQFK, encoded by the coding sequence ATGATGTCAAAGATTTATTCATCAAAAACGCTTGATGAATTAGATGAGATTAGAGTTAAACTTTTTGGAAAAAAGGGGCTAATTACCGCTGAGTTTTCAAAAATAAAAGATTTAAAAGCGGATGAAAAAAAAGAATTTGCACAAAAACTAAATGAAAAAAAAGAGACTTTAAATAGTGCAATTTTAGAAAAAAAGCATGAACTTGAAAATTTGAAGCTGCAAGAGAGGATGAAAAAAGAAGCTATTGATGTTACGCTTTTTGATGAAGGTCTAAATATCGGAGCCTTACATCCTATAACAATAACAATGGATAAAATAATTGAGTATTTTTTATCTCAAAATTTCAGTATTGAAAATGGACCTTTAATTGAAGATGACTTTCATAATTTTGAAGCTTTAAATTTGCCGAAATACCATCCAGCGCGCGATATGCAAGATACATTTTACACATCAGATAATAATCTTTTAAGAACTCATACAAGTCCAGTTCAAATTAGAACTATGCAAAATGAAAAGCCACCTATTAGGATGATAGCGCCTGGAGCTGTTTTTAGAAGAGATTTTGATCTTACTCATACGCCTATGTTTCATCAAATAGAAGGATTAGTTGTTGAGAAAGGGAATAAGGTAAACTTTGCAAATTTAAAATATATTTTAGAAAATTTTTTACGATATATGTTTGGTGATGTAAAAGTAAGGTTTAGACCTAGTTTTTTCCCATTTACTGAGCCATCTGCTGAAGTAGATATAAGTTGTATATTTTGCAAAGGACATGGCTGTAGGGTTTGTTCAAACACAGGCTGGTTAGAGGTTTTAGGTAGTGGTGTGGTAGATCCTAATGTTTTTAAATTTGTTGGATATGAAGATGTGAGTGGATATGCTTTTGGTCTTGGAGTAGAAAGATTTGCCATGCTTTTACACGGTGTGCCTGATTTAAGGTCGTTGTTTGAAGGAGATATTAGATTATTGGAGCAATTTAAATGA
- a CDS encoding polyribonucleotide nucleotidyltransferase, whose amino-acid sequence MRYRVDINNNLEIYDVDKVAKQAAGAVLLQIKNAVVLATVAREDEKVEGDFLPLTVSYIEKQYAAGKIPGGYIKRETKPGDFETLTSRIIDRSLRPLFPKGYAYPTQIVVFVLSADSEVDLQVMALNAASMALYLSDIPVDAPVCGVRVGMIDNEFVLNPTNKELDKSVLDLYVAGVKDELLMIEMRSIPQKNDKKEISNDPLDALNFTPNQNMNEFDEELMVKAIDFAGKAILNGSQIYEDTFKDARKAKLDLELNPEMEDEEIAKFIDENYKDEVKFAINQMAKSERASELNKIVKKISNGEMALNLDWKEEVISTVLNKYKRKIVRSQIINENVRADGRGLKEIRPISIETNILPSAHGSCLFTRGQTQALVVATLGSENDAQVSDVLTQSEPLSERFMVNYNFPGFSVGEASPLKSPGRRELGHGNLAKRALAPSVDLENAEVIRLVSEILESNGSSSMATVCGGSLALRAAGVNTYKLVAGIAMGLIFEDGKHAILSDIMGLEDHDGDMDFKVAGSLDGITALQMDIKLGGISLDVLKEALYQAKEGREHILNLMNEADLKIKVNDEILPKTEIFNIDPSKMVDVIGQGGKTIKSLVDDYLVTIDLDRDSGEVKILGKNKNLVYEAKEKILEIAKKDNKFKGSKKDHKKNIKFEIGEEFEGEVKSVMPFGAFISLRDGVDGLLHISNIKDELKEGDIVKVAVDGQKGNKISLKLV is encoded by the coding sequence ATGCGTTATAGAGTAGATATAAATAACAATTTAGAAATTTATGATGTTGATAAGGTTGCAAAACAAGCCGCGGGGGCTGTTTTATTACAAATTAAAAATGCAGTTGTTTTAGCAACTGTTGCAAGAGAAGATGAAAAAGTAGAAGGAGATTTTTTACCTTTAACTGTTTCATATATAGAAAAACAATACGCAGCAGGAAAAATTCCTGGTGGTTATATTAAAAGAGAGACTAAACCAGGAGATTTTGAAACACTTACTTCAAGGATAATTGATAGAAGTTTAAGACCGCTTTTTCCAAAAGGATATGCTTATCCTACTCAAATAGTTGTTTTTGTTTTATCAGCTGATAGCGAAGTTGATTTGCAAGTTATGGCACTAAATGCAGCAAGTATGGCGCTGTATCTAAGTGATATTCCTGTAGATGCACCAGTTTGTGGTGTTAGAGTTGGTATGATAGATAATGAGTTTGTTTTAAACCCTACAAATAAAGAGCTTGATAAAAGTGTATTAGATCTTTATGTTGCAGGTGTTAAAGATGAGCTTTTAATGATAGAAATGCGCTCAATCCCACAAAAAAATGATAAAAAAGAAATTTCTAATGATCCACTTGATGCTTTAAATTTTACTCCAAATCAGAATATGAATGAATTTGATGAAGAATTAATGGTAAAGGCTATAGATTTTGCTGGAAAAGCTATATTAAATGGAAGTCAAATTTATGAAGATACATTTAAAGATGCTAGAAAAGCTAAACTAGATTTAGAGTTAAACCCTGAAATGGAAGATGAGGAAATAGCTAAATTTATTGATGAAAATTATAAAGATGAGGTTAAATTCGCTATAAATCAAATGGCAAAAAGCGAAAGAGCAAGTGAGCTTAATAAAATAGTCAAAAAGATATCAAATGGTGAAATGGCACTAAATTTGGACTGGAAAGAAGAAGTTATTTCAACTGTTTTAAATAAATACAAAAGAAAAATAGTAAGAAGTCAAATTATAAATGAAAATGTTAGGGCTGATGGAAGAGGTCTAAAAGAAATTAGACCAATAAGCATTGAAACAAACATTCTCCCAAGTGCTCATGGAAGTTGTCTTTTTACAAGAGGTCAAACACAAGCCTTGGTGGTTGCGACACTTGGCAGTGAAAATGACGCTCAAGTAAGCGATGTTTTAACTCAAAGTGAACCACTAAGTGAGAGATTTATGGTAAATTATAATTTCCCAGGATTTAGTGTTGGCGAAGCAAGCCCTTTAAAAAGTCCTGGAAGAAGAGAGCTTGGTCATGGAAATTTAGCTAAAAGAGCTTTAGCCCCTAGTGTTGATTTAGAAAATGCAGAAGTTATAAGGCTAGTTAGCGAAATTCTTGAAAGTAATGGATCTAGCTCTATGGCAACAGTTTGTGGAGGGTCTTTAGCCCTAAGAGCAGCTGGAGTAAATACCTATAAGCTAGTTGCAGGAATTGCAATGGGACTTATATTTGAAGATGGAAAACATGCTATTTTAAGTGATATTATGGGACTTGAAGATCATGATGGAGATATGGATTTTAAAGTTGCCGGTTCACTTGATGGTATAACTGCTCTTCAAATGGATATAAAGCTTGGTGGAATTAGCCTTGATGTTTTAAAAGAAGCTCTTTATCAAGCAAAAGAGGGAAGAGAGCATATATTAAATTTAATGAATGAAGCTGATCTTAAAATAAAGGTAAATGATGAAATTTTGCCTAAAACTGAAATTTTTAATATCGATCCAAGCAAAATGGTAGATGTCATAGGACAAGGTGGAAAAACAATAAAAAGCTTAGTTGATGATTATTTAGTTACAATTGACCTTGATAGAGATAGCGGCGAAGTGAAAATTCTTGGTAAAAATAAAAATTTAGTTTATGAAGCAAAGGAAAAGATTCTTGAAATTGCAAAAAAAGATAATAAATTTAAAGGTTCAAAAAAAGATCATAAAAAAAATATCAAATTTGAAATAGGTGAAGAATTTGAAGGTGAAGTTAAAAGCGTTATGCCTTTTGGAGCATTTATTAGTTTAAGAGATGGGGTTGATGGATTGCTTCACATATCAAATATAAAAGATGAACTAAAAGAGGGTGATATAGTAAAAGTTGCAGTAGATGGGCAAAAAGGTAACAAAATATCTTTAAAGCTTGTTTAA
- the dsbI gene encoding protein-disulfide oxidoreductase DsbI yields the protein MGLWKNFKSSPINTVARWQDQRFLWLVMFVAMLGMVLLAHSFFQNYLHMAPCEQCVYIRFSMLIMALGGLIAAINPKNLINKLIGYVFGFYGALIGIGYSVKLRAIHKAVHSDDPFAMMGMQGCSTDPSFPFGLPLAEWAPDWFKPTGDCGYDAPVIPDDVTLSSIQEFFTNLYSEGWYLIPSMKFADMATCTLLAYVVAFVLLAVMFICWIINLLKAKKA from the coding sequence ATGGGGTTATGGAAAAATTTTAAAAGCTCGCCAATAAATACAGTAGCAAGATGGCAAGATCAAAGATTTTTATGGCTAGTTATGTTTGTAGCTATGCTTGGTATGGTTTTATTAGCTCACAGCTTTTTTCAAAACTACTTACATATGGCACCTTGTGAACAATGTGTTTATATAAGATTTTCAATGCTTATAATGGCACTTGGTGGATTAATAGCTGCTATAAATCCAAAAAATTTAATTAACAAGTTGATAGGTTATGTTTTTGGATTTTATGGTGCACTTATTGGCATTGGATATAGTGTAAAACTTCGTGCTATTCACAAAGCTGTTCATTCAGATGATCCATTTGCTATGATGGGTATGCAAGGATGCTCAACAGATCCTAGTTTTCCTTTTGGGCTTCCACTTGCAGAGTGGGCACCTGATTGGTTTAAGCCAACTGGGGATTGTGGATATGATGCACCGGTTATTCCAGATGATGTTACATTAAGCTCAATTCAGGAATTTTTTACAAATCTTTATAGTGAGGGTTGGTATCTTATCCCATCTATGAAATTTGCTGATATGGCAACTTGTACATTATTGGCTTATGTTGTTGCATTTGTGCTTTTAGCTGTAATGTTTATTTGCTGGATAATAAACTTATTAAAAGCTAAAAAAGCATAA
- a CDS encoding CAP domain-containing protein yields the protein MQKLDQIYKLLISLSLLFLLSACDDKKDLKTPLEPTGGVISNNALSYLNSLRLNSNLSTLSKNDILTTSAQNHAKYTFINKVDSHNEVSNLPNFTGTTPKDRAFSVGYFTQISENLSVGAEDEVASIDGLMSAIYHRFGFLDTKINEIGYAKFGDEKSQNFVYNMGNSKLNDFCKKAKSDDGYGKFYTKVCKNENVAISGDKYNSLNRIDKNEYVYFPNSSQTKAFFSRETPDPMPECKITANPVSIEFNEFRKPVKMKSFKVFENGNELKNSKILTKQNDPNSIFNEFQFAFFSKDVFKFNQDYKVSFSYIQDNKEKNLEWSFKTSSPKFPYFVVKDGDKIGVEANKWYSIFFEPNDCNDVFTSYKTTYRFMKKPLIESVDTNLININLSGSKNAKLTIKTDNGKKITVYITNSSGGFFINKLYLGVILVIILALFFIIRRR from the coding sequence TTGCAAAAGCTGGACCAAATTTATAAGCTTTTAATTTCGCTCTCGCTGCTTTTTTTACTAAGTGCATGTGATGATAAAAAAGATCTTAAAACTCCACTAGAACCAACTGGTGGAGTTATTTCAAATAATGCATTAAGCTACTTAAATTCTTTAAGGCTTAACTCAAATCTAAGCACACTTTCCAAAAATGATATTTTAACAACCTCAGCACAAAATCATGCAAAATATACTTTTATAAACAAGGTTGATTCGCATAATGAAGTTTCAAATTTGCCAAATTTCACAGGCACAACCCCAAAAGATAGAGCTTTTAGTGTAGGATATTTTACGCAAATTAGTGAAAATTTGTCAGTTGGCGCAGAAGATGAAGTTGCATCAATTGATGGATTAATGAGTGCGATTTATCACCGTTTTGGCTTTTTGGATACAAAAATAAACGAGATTGGATATGCCAAATTTGGTGATGAAAAATCTCAAAATTTCGTTTATAATATGGGAAATTCAAAACTAAATGATTTTTGTAAAAAGGCAAAATCTGATGATGGATATGGTAAATTTTACACAAAAGTTTGCAAAAATGAAAATGTTGCAATTTCTGGAGATAAATATAACTCTTTAAATAGAATTGATAAAAATGAATATGTTTATTTTCCAAACTCCAGCCAAACAAAAGCATTTTTTAGTAGAGAGACTCCTGATCCAATGCCTGAGTGTAAAATTACTGCAAATCCTGTAAGTATCGAATTTAATGAGTTTAGAAAACCTGTAAAAATGAAAAGTTTTAAGGTTTTTGAAAACGGAAATGAGCTTAAAAATAGTAAAATTTTAACTAAACAAAATGATCCAAATTCTATTTTTAATGAATTTCAATTTGCATTTTTTTCAAAAGATGTATTTAAGTTTAACCAAGATTATAAAGTTTCATTTTCTTACATTCAAGATAATAAAGAAAAAAACTTGGAATGGAGTTTTAAAACATCCTCGCCTAAATTTCCATATTTTGTTGTAAAAGATGGCGATAAAATAGGCGTTGAGGCAAATAAATGGTATAGCATATTTTTTGAGCCCAATGATTGCAATGATGTTTTTACAAGCTACAAAACAACATATAGATTCATGAAAAAGCCACTTATCGAGTCAGTTGATACAAATTTAATAAATATAAATTTAAGTGGTTCAAAAAATGCAAAACTTACTATAAAAACAGATAATGGAAAAAAAATAACTGTTTATATCACAAATAGTTCTGGTGGTTTTTTTATAAATAAACTTTATTTAGGTGTTATTTTAGTTATAATTTTAGCTTTATTTTTTATAATTAGGAGAAGATAA
- the pckA gene encoding phosphoenolpyruvate carboxykinase (ATP), which produces MVNDLDKLGLTNIKKIYHNLSYDELFKHEVKNKEGRVSDNGTFMVDTGIFTGRSPKDKYFVKQDPSQKYIAWGNINKPISKELFDKLYKKAKSQLSNSEIYIQDAFCGASISSRKNVRFVTQVAWQAHFVKNMFIRPTEAELKEFHPEFVVYNACKCVNEEYKKDGLNSEVFVIFNIEENIAVIGGTWYGGEMKKGIFSMMNYWLPLEGKLSMHCSANIGKDGDTALFFGLSGTGKTTLSTDSNRQLIGDDEHGWDDDGVFNFEGGCYAKCINLDPKSEPEIYAAIKRNALLENVVADENGKVDYSNGSKTENTRVSYPITHIKNRKENSQGNHPKNIIFLTADAFGVLPPVAKLNKEQAMYYFLSGYTAKVAGTERGITEPVATFSACFGEAFLPLHPTVYARLLGEKIDKHEVNVYLVNTGWSGGEYGVGKRMSIKATRTCINAILDGSINKCEFENFDIFNILIPKELNGVETKLLNPINAWADKKRYAELKLNLAKRFIENFKRYEDVKEGIEFAKAGPNL; this is translated from the coding sequence ATGGTAAATGACTTGGACAAACTCGGACTTACAAACATAAAAAAGATATATCACAATCTTAGCTATGATGAACTTTTTAAACATGAAGTTAAAAACAAAGAAGGTAGAGTAAGTGATAATGGAACTTTTATGGTTGATACAGGTATTTTTACAGGAAGAAGCCCAAAAGATAAGTATTTTGTGAAGCAAGACCCATCGCAAAAGTATATTGCTTGGGGAAATATCAATAAACCTATTTCAAAAGAACTTTTTGATAAGCTTTATAAAAAAGCAAAATCTCAACTTTCAAACTCAGAAATTTATATCCAAGATGCGTTTTGTGGTGCAAGTATTTCAAGCAGAAAAAATGTTAGATTTGTAACTCAAGTTGCGTGGCAAGCACATTTTGTAAAAAATATGTTTATTCGCCCAACTGAAGCAGAGCTAAAAGAATTTCATCCTGAATTTGTAGTATATAACGCTTGCAAATGTGTTAATGAAGAGTATAAAAAAGATGGTCTTAATAGTGAGGTTTTTGTCATTTTTAATATTGAGGAAAATATCGCTGTAATTGGCGGAACATGGTATGGTGGAGAGATGAAAAAAGGAATTTTTTCAATGATGAATTATTGGCTTCCACTAGAAGGCAAACTTTCAATGCATTGTTCTGCAAATATTGGTAAAGATGGTGATACAGCTTTATTTTTTGGACTTAGCGGAACTGGAAAAACAACTCTTTCAACTGATTCAAATAGACAATTAATAGGCGATGATGAGCATGGCTGGGATGATGATGGTGTATTTAATTTTGAAGGTGGGTGCTATGCAAAATGTATAAATTTAGATCCAAAAAGTGAACCTGAAATTTATGCAGCTATCAAAAGAAATGCACTCTTAGAAAACGTTGTGGCTGATGAAAACGGGAAAGTTGACTATAGCAATGGCAGTAAAACAGAAAACACAAGAGTAAGCTATCCAATAACTCACATTAAAAATAGAAAAGAAAACTCACAAGGAAATCATCCTAAAAATATCATCTTCTTAACAGCAGATGCATTTGGTGTTTTACCACCTGTTGCAAAGCTAAATAAAGAGCAAGCAATGTATTATTTCTTAAGTGGATATACTGCAAAAGTTGCAGGAACTGAAAGAGGCATAACTGAGCCAGTTGCAACATTTAGCGCTTGTTTTGGAGAGGCATTTTTACCACTTCACCCAACAGTTTATGCAAGGCTTTTAGGTGAAAAAATAGATAAGCACGAGGTTAATGTATATCTTGTAAATACTGGCTGGAGCGGCGGTGAATACGGCGTTGGCAAAAGAATGAGCATAAAAGCCACAAGAACTTGCATAAATGCTATTTTAGATGGAAGTATAAATAAATGCGAATTTGAAAATTTTGATATTTTTAATATTTTAATTCCAAAAGAACTTAATGGCGTTGAAACAAAACTTTTAAACCCAATAAACGCTTGGGCTGATAAAAAAAGATATGCTGAATTAAAGCTAAATTTAGCAAAAAGATTTATAGAAAATTTCAAAAGATATGAAGATGTAAAAGAAGGCATTGAGTTTGCAAAAGCTGGACCAAATTTATAA
- a CDS encoding universal stress protein: MDFKKLFFPIGGGEELRERIHAALLINKYFGSHLSIIACQLDPETVYNTRMTLRGGIMLDEFLRTAKEELAEEQSLNEKIVKEECKKLGIAYSEDQHTKNSAFLRNMLGTRSELVEKHSKYCDLVVAAVPPHGVITGTFEASVVKSGKPAIAFPRKMTEFKTDRILLSLTGSTSSARALHNALPLIKNAKEVFCITSQHYLQDGMDETKGRILNYLDIHGINPNFEVVKTEGKVPGQALLKAADKYEVDMIVAGIDTNTGIREIFLGGASKYFLENTKYPVMM; the protein is encoded by the coding sequence ATGGATTTTAAAAAGTTATTTTTTCCAATCGGTGGCGGAGAAGAGCTAAGAGAGAGAATTCATGCAGCTTTACTTATAAATAAGTATTTTGGATCTCATCTTAGCATTATTGCTTGCCAGCTTGATCCTGAGACTGTTTATAATACTAGAATGACTCTTAGGGGCGGAATAATGCTTGATGAGTTTTTAAGAACTGCAAAAGAGGAACTCGCTGAAGAGCAAAGCTTAAATGAAAAAATTGTAAAAGAGGAATGTAAAAAGCTTGGGATAGCATATAGCGAGGATCAGCACACTAAAAATAGTGCATTTTTAAGAAATATGCTTGGAACAAGATCTGAGCTTGTTGAAAAGCACTCTAAATATTGTGATTTAGTAGTGGCTGCAGTTCCTCCGCATGGCGTTATAACAGGTACTTTTGAAGCTTCTGTTGTAAAAAGTGGTAAGCCAGCTATTGCATTTCCAAGAAAAATGACTGAGTTTAAAACAGATAGAATTTTACTCAGCCTAACAGGCAGCACATCAAGCGCAAGAGCATTGCATAATGCACTTCCACTCATTAAAAACGCAAAAGAGGTATTTTGTATAACTTCTCAACATTATTTACAAGATGGAATGGATGAAACAAAAGGAAGAATTTTAAATTATCTTGATATTCATGGTATTAACCCTAATTTTGAAGTTGTAAAAACAGAAGGCAAAGTTCCAGGTCAAGCACTTTTAAAAGCAGCTGATAAATACGAAGTTGATATGATCGTAGCGGGTATTGACACAAATACTGGAATTAGAGAAATTTTCTTAGGTGGAGCTTCAAAATACTTCCTTGAAAATACAAAATATCCTGTAATGATGTAA
- the atpE gene encoding ATP synthase F0 subunit C yields the protein MKKLFFLMFALVGFAFGADNELLGSYTTITACSVIGGSIVLGIAALGGALGMGNAASATISGIARNPSVSNKLSTTMYISLAMIEAQVIYALVICFILLFANPFVTDALKAVAN from the coding sequence ATGAAAAAACTATTTTTTCTTATGTTCGCATTAGTTGGCTTTGCTTTTGGAGCTGACAATGAGCTACTTGGCTCATATACAACTATAACTGCTTGCTCAGTTATTGGTGGTTCTATTGTTTTAGGAATTGCTGCATTAGGCGGTGCTTTAGGTATGGGAAATGCTGCTTCTGCAACTATTTCAGGAATAGCAAGAAACCCAAGCGTTTCTAACAAGCTTTCAACTACAATGTATATTTCTTTGGCTATGATAGAAGCTCAAGTTATTTATGCACTTGTAATTTGCTTTATTTTGCTTTTTGCAAACCCATTTGTTACAGACGCACTAAAAGCTGTAGCTAACTAA
- a CDS encoding histidine triad nucleotide-binding protein, which produces MKNIFEKIVDGEIPSNKVLENDEFLAFHDINPKAPIHILIIPKKCYKNFQETDPKIMVKMTEFIQEVAKKMGVDKTGYRLINNCGENGGQEVMHLHFHLLAGAKLAWDNSAGFNAKDEF; this is translated from the coding sequence ATGAAAAATATTTTTGAAAAAATAGTTGATGGAGAAATTCCTAGTAATAAAGTTTTAGAAAATGATGAATTTTTGGCATTTCACGATATAAACCCAAAAGCTCCAATCCATATATTAATAATCCCAAAAAAATGTTATAAAAACTTTCAAGAAACAGATCCAAAAATTATGGTTAAAATGACTGAATTTATCCAAGAAGTTGCTAAAAAAATGGGTGTTGATAAAACAGGATATAGGCTTATAAATAACTGCGGTGAAAATGGCGGACAAGAAGTTATGCATCTTCATTTTCATTTGCTTGCAGGTGCAAAGCTTGCATGGGATAATTCAGCAGGATTTAACGCAAAAGATGAGTTTTAG
- the argH gene encoding argininosuccinate lyase, with protein sequence MQKMWEGRFKEASSKLLEDFNASISFDKALYKEDINGSIAHATMLCECGILTNDEKDKICNGLNQILDEIKNNKFEFKIEDEDIHMAVEKRLSEIIGKEIGGKLHTARSRNDQVALDFRMFVLNENKEISNLLLKLIKTLNEIAKKNLNTLMPGFTHLQHAQPVSLAFHLLAYANMFKRDFERFQNSFERNNFLPLGACALAGTPHPTNRNITARLLNFTAPTQNAMDSVSDRDFALEILFNISVVFMHTSRLCEELILWSSQEFKFIEISDKFATGSSIMPQKKNPDVAELIRGKTGRVYGNLISLLTTMKSLPLAYNKDMQEDKEGVFDSVKTATSSLIILNEMLKTALFKNENMEKACQMGHLSATDLADYLVSKKNIPFREAHFITGKCVALAESKGIDLSQISLKELQSVNEIFDEEALKVLDLHNSKEARKSFGGTANKSVLAQIEFIDEFLKINEI encoded by the coding sequence ATGCAAAAAATGTGGGAAGGAAGATTTAAAGAGGCAAGTTCAAAACTTTTAGAAGATTTTAATGCTTCAATTAGTTTTGATAAAGCTTTGTATAAAGAAGATATTAACGGCTCAATAGCCCACGCTACAATGCTTTGTGAATGTGGCATTTTAACAAATGATGAAAAAGATAAAATTTGCAATGGGTTAAATCAAATTTTAGATGAAATTAAAAATAACAAATTTGAATTTAAAATAGAAGATGAAGATATTCACATGGCTGTTGAAAAAAGACTAAGTGAAATTATCGGCAAAGAAATAGGTGGAAAACTTCACACAGCAAGAAGTAGAAATGATCAAGTTGCACTTGATTTTAGAATGTTTGTCTTAAATGAAAACAAAGAAATTTCTAATTTATTGCTTAAATTGATAAAAACATTAAATGAGATTGCTAAAAAAAATTTAAACACTTTAATGCCTGGCTTTACCCATCTTCAACATGCTCAACCAGTTAGTCTTGCATTTCATCTATTAGCTTATGCAAATATGTTTAAAAGAGATTTTGAAAGATTTCAAAATAGCTTTGAGAGAAATAACTTTTTACCACTTGGAGCATGTGCATTAGCAGGAACACCACATCCAACTAATAGAAACATTACAGCAAGATTATTAAATTTTACTGCTCCAACACAAAATGCAATGGATAGTGTGAGTGATAGAGATTTTGCTTTAGAAATTTTATTTAATATAAGTGTTGTTTTTATGCACACTTCAAGACTTTGTGAAGAGCTTATTTTATGGAGCTCACAAGAGTTTAAATTTATTGAGATAAGCGACAAGTTTGCGACAGGTTCAAGCATAATGCCACAAAAGAAAAATCCTGATGTAGCTGAGCTAATACGCGGAAAAACAGGTAGAGTTTATGGAAATTTAATATCACTTTTAACTACTATGAAGTCTTTACCACTAGCATACAACAAAGATATGCAAGAAGACAAAGAAGGAGTTTTTGATAGCGTAAAAACAGCTACTTCATCGCTAATAATATTAAATGAGATGCTAAAAACTGCTCTATTTAAAAATGAAAATATGGAAAAAGCTTGTCAAATGGGACATTTAAGTGCAACTGATCTGGCTGATTATCTAGTAAGTAAAAAAAATATTCCTTTTAGAGAAGCTCATTTTATAACTGGTAAATGCGTGGCATTGGCTGAAAGCAAAGGAATAGATTTAAGCCAAATTTCGCTTAAAGAATTACAAAGTGTTAATGAAATTTTTGATGAAGAGGCTTTAAAAGTTTTAGACTTACATAACTCAAAAGAAGCTAGAAAAAGCTTTGGTGGAACAGCAAATAAAAGCGTTTTAGCTCAAATTGAATTTATAGATGAGTTTTTAAAAATTAATGAAATTTAA
- a CDS encoding thiol:disulfide interchange protein DsbA/DsbL has translation MKISSIFKSVAKSIAVLALVFGVGANALEEGKDYVLLERAIPNTEGTVIKAFSYDCPFCYKYDKAVTKPVMEKVSDMKFVPYHLATKGVFGKYGSEVLAVAIAKDNADGINLLDDKSKFKKAKFALYKAYHDKKERWGADASNQANVDAFLNTALEAAGISKADYEAALNTDEVKNILNSWGMDNDGDAYMIAKVQGVPAFVVDGKYLIKTSAIKGIDQMADMIKELHNMK, from the coding sequence ATGAAAATATCTTCAATTTTTAAAAGTGTTGCAAAATCAATTGCTGTTTTAGCTTTAGTATTTGGCGTAGGAGCTAATGCTTTAGAAGAAGGAAAAGACTATGTTTTACTTGAAAGAGCTATTCCAAATACTGAAGGAACAGTTATAAAAGCATTTAGTTATGATTGCCCGTTTTGCTATAAGTATGATAAAGCCGTTACAAAACCAGTTATGGAAAAAGTTTCTGATATGAAATTTGTACCTTATCATTTAGCTACAAAAGGAGTTTTTGGTAAATATGGTAGCGAGGTTTTAGCTGTTGCAATCGCAAAAGATAATGCTGATGGAATAAACCTACTAGATGATAAATCAAAATTTAAAAAAGCTAAATTTGCACTTTATAAAGCTTATCACGATAAAAAAGAAAGATGGGGAGCTGATGCAAGCAATCAAGCAAATGTAGATGCGTTTTTAAATACTGCTCTTGAAGCAGCTGGTATTTCAAAAGCTGATTATGAGGCTGCTTTAAACACTGATGAAGTTAAAAATATTTTAAATTCATGGGGTATGGATAATGACGGAGATGCTTATATGATAGCTAAAGTTCAAGGTGTTCCTGCGTTTGTTGTAGATGGAAAATATCTTATTAAAACAAGTGCTATTAAGGGCATAGATCAAATGGCTGATATGATCAAAGAACTTCATAATATGAAATAG